A genomic stretch from Chitinophaga agri includes:
- a CDS encoding RagB/SusD family nutrient uptake outer membrane protein: MQKISKLFVGLALSICMLSSCNKYLDVVPDDVATLESAFANANEAQAYLFGCYATLQALSDIRRNAGFTTSGEMMFPYPLQDQTTLGGNGGDAGFSILRGLQNSANPLLNYWDGYNMGINMWQAIRRCNIFLENAHIPRDLPEYQRKRWEAEAKFLKAYYHYWLIRMYGPTPIVDVNLPVNASIDEVRVKQQPVDSCFNYVVRLLDEAIADLPPVIQNLAAEQGRISSTIAKAVKAEVLATAASPLFNGNRDYISMKRKDGTMLFPQAYDETKWQKAMIACREAIEAATTSSADLYQLRLSGGIVHMSDETRRMLTIQGAFVDSWNPEQIWTLNSQFGWQYMASPRVTAEAAANVFAVYSNLSVPIGQSELFYTDHGVPIGEDRTWDYKNRYKLQAGDEAHKYYIKQNYVTVKGNFNREPRYYADVAFDGSVWFGSGGLDDNNPNYINAVNGPAAPPDQLRYNATGYWAKKLVPYQTTFGQNSVQQNYSWPFMRLTSLWLLYAECINEVNGPGADVYNWIDKVRERAGLGGVVNAWAQYSTNPNKPTTKDGLRAIIHQERRIETAFEGQAGWDLRRWKELQNVLSTPLQGWNVFSRKTEGYYQLRIAQQTVFGVRNYLYPIQDFDILANPNLVQTLYW, encoded by the coding sequence ATGCAAAAGATCAGTAAATTATTTGTCGGCCTGGCCCTCTCCATATGCATGCTATCGTCCTGTAACAAGTACCTGGACGTAGTGCCTGATGATGTTGCTACACTGGAAAGCGCGTTTGCGAATGCCAATGAAGCACAAGCCTATTTATTCGGATGTTATGCCACCTTACAGGCATTGTCAGATATACGCCGCAATGCCGGCTTTACCACTTCAGGAGAAATGATGTTCCCTTATCCATTACAGGACCAGACTACCCTGGGCGGTAATGGCGGAGACGCCGGATTCAGCATCCTGCGTGGTTTACAGAACAGCGCTAATCCACTACTCAACTACTGGGATGGTTATAACATGGGCATTAACATGTGGCAGGCGATCCGCCGGTGTAACATCTTCCTTGAAAACGCGCATATCCCCAGAGACCTGCCGGAATACCAGCGCAAAAGATGGGAAGCAGAAGCCAAATTCCTGAAAGCCTACTATCACTACTGGCTGATCAGGATGTATGGACCTACGCCGATCGTAGATGTGAACCTACCCGTGAATGCGTCTATCGATGAAGTAAGAGTGAAACAGCAACCAGTAGATTCCTGCTTTAATTATGTGGTACGCCTACTGGATGAAGCCATTGCCGATCTGCCACCTGTTATACAGAACCTGGCCGCAGAACAGGGCCGTATCAGCTCCACCATTGCCAAAGCTGTGAAAGCAGAAGTACTGGCCACCGCTGCGAGTCCGTTGTTCAATGGCAACAGGGACTACATCAGCATGAAAAGGAAAGATGGCACCATGCTGTTTCCTCAGGCATATGATGAAACCAAGTGGCAGAAAGCAATGATCGCCTGCCGGGAAGCAATTGAAGCAGCTACCACCAGTAGTGCAGACCTCTATCAGCTCAGACTGAGCGGCGGTATTGTACACATGTCTGATGAAACGCGCAGAATGCTGACAATACAGGGCGCCTTTGTAGATAGCTGGAACCCTGAGCAGATATGGACACTCAACTCACAGTTCGGCTGGCAGTACATGGCATCTCCAAGGGTGACTGCTGAAGCAGCAGCCAACGTATTTGCCGTATATTCCAACTTATCTGTTCCTATCGGTCAGTCGGAACTGTTCTACACCGATCACGGTGTACCTATTGGAGAAGACAGAACGTGGGACTATAAGAACCGTTACAAATTACAGGCAGGAGATGAAGCCCATAAGTATTATATCAAACAAAACTACGTCACAGTTAAAGGTAACTTCAACCGCGAGCCACGTTACTATGCCGATGTAGCCTTTGATGGTAGCGTATGGTTCGGTTCCGGTGGACTGGACGACAACAATCCAAACTACATCAATGCAGTGAATGGACCTGCTGCACCACCCGACCAGCTGCGTTATAACGCGACCGGTTACTGGGCCAAAAAGCTGGTACCCTATCAGACTACCTTCGGACAGAACAGCGTACAGCAAAACTATTCCTGGCCGTTCATGCGCTTAACCAGCCTTTGGTTACTATACGCAGAATGTATCAATGAAGTGAACGGACCTGGCGCTGATGTATACAACTGGATCGACAAGGTTAGAGAAAGAGCCGGTCTGGGAGGTGTAGTGAATGCATGGGCACAATACTCCACCAACCCGAATAAACCGACCACCAAAGATGGTCTGCGTGCTATCATTCACCAGGAAAGAAGGATCGAGACAGCCTTCGAAGGCCAGGCCGGATGGGACCTCCGCAGATGGAAAGAACTGCAGAACGTACTGAGCACTCCATTGCAGGGCTGGAATGTTTTCAGCAGAAAGACAGAAGGTTACTACCAGCTAAGGATCGCACAACAGACTGTATTTGGCGTAAGGAACTACCTGTACCCTATCCAGGACTTTGACATTCTGGCGAATCCTAACCTGGTGCAGACACTCTACTGGTAA
- a CDS encoding c-type cytochrome, translating into MQLKKAYLVPLSLLLAATLCSLSLPPEEKAKNLKVLPKNISHDDLMKEMRAYNKALGVKCDYCHAKQADNPQKMDFASDAKEEKETAREMLKMTNRINKKFFKSGKDEKGMQIMTVTCYTCHNGQKEPASKPAGPEEAPRQH; encoded by the coding sequence ATGCAATTGAAAAAAGCCTACCTGGTACCGCTGTCGCTATTGCTGGCAGCTACATTATGCTCTTTATCCTTACCTCCTGAGGAAAAAGCAAAGAATCTGAAAGTATTACCAAAGAACATCAGTCATGACGATCTGATGAAGGAAATGCGCGCTTACAATAAAGCATTGGGCGTAAAATGCGATTATTGCCATGCGAAACAGGCCGATAATCCACAGAAAATGGATTTCGCCAGCGACGCAAAAGAGGAAAAAGAAACAGCGCGTGAGATGCTGAAAATGACTAACCGTATAAACAAGAAGTTCTTTAAATCCGGTAAAGACGAGAAAGGTATGCAGATCATGACAGTGACCTGTTATACCTGCCACAACGGGCAGAAAGAGCCGGCATCCAAGCCAGCTGGACCGGAAGAGGCGCCTCGTCAGCACTAA
- a CDS encoding SDR family NAD(P)-dependent oxidoreductase, translating to MQLLTGKIILLTGGSSGIGYECALKYAEAGGIVVIVSNDAPALAATISTLGADHHAIFADISQSADVAQAIRETLERYGRIDVIHNNAAIASPSSPLHETSETEWDQVMNTNLKSIFLTTRYGIPALKESRGCIINTSSLVAEIGQENHAAYTASKGAVNTLTKSMALDYAPFHIRVNAVAPAGVWTPMLREWGKQQPNGHGFEQYMNGIHALGYCPEGDVIADACVFLASDKARFITGHVMHVSGGAELGYRALMQPVEAGL from the coding sequence ATGCAACTTCTGACCGGTAAAATCATATTACTGACAGGCGGCTCTTCCGGTATCGGATATGAGTGCGCTTTGAAGTACGCAGAGGCAGGTGGCATCGTTGTGATCGTGTCCAACGATGCGCCGGCCCTTGCCGCTACGATCAGCACACTGGGTGCTGATCACCATGCGATCTTCGCCGATATCTCCCAATCAGCCGACGTGGCACAAGCTATCCGGGAAACACTGGAGCGATACGGCAGAATAGATGTTATTCACAATAACGCAGCTATCGCCTCTCCTTCGAGTCCACTACATGAAACCAGTGAGACCGAATGGGATCAGGTGATGAACACAAACCTGAAAAGCATTTTCCTGACCACCCGGTATGGCATTCCGGCACTGAAAGAAAGCAGGGGATGCATCATCAATACCAGTAGTCTGGTGGCGGAGATCGGACAGGAAAACCACGCAGCGTATACTGCCAGCAAAGGTGCGGTGAATACACTCACCAAATCCATGGCGCTGGATTATGCACCGTTTCATATACGCGTCAATGCGGTGGCGCCAGCAGGTGTATGGACACCGATGTTACGGGAATGGGGAAAACAGCAACCTAACGGACATGGCTTTGAGCAATATATGAATGGCATCCATGCGTTAGGATATTGTCCGGAGGGAGACGTGATCGCGGATGCGTGCGTATTTCTGGCTTCGGACAAGGCACGTTTCATCACAGGGCATGTCATGCATGTGAGTGGCGGCGCCGAGCTGGGATACAGGGCACTGATGCAGCCGGTCGAAGCAGGGTTATAG
- a CDS encoding glycoside hydrolase family 95 protein, whose amino-acid sequence MMILKKHIITTIVLLIPVTFSYAQQSPLTMKYDRPAAIWEETLPLGNGRLGMMPDGGIEKEKVVLNDVTLWSGAPQDANNYEAYKQLPKIRQLLKEGRNDEVQALMDKDFICTGKGSGSVPFGCYQTLGELQLQFTYDNAGKVEPEQYERQLSLPQAVAGCHYKIKGVTYSREYFTSFGDDLSFIRLTASEPGKLNLRVTMSRPERAATRTENGALQLYGQLDNGIDGKGMQYQATVRAQAKGGTVATEAEALVIKNATEVILYIAAGTDFRNPGFRTQQSKVLTTAMKKPYKAQKQAHIANYSKLFNRVQINLGKGESGQLTTDKRLAAFYNNAAADNELPVLFYQFGRYLSICSTKPGLLPPNLQGLWANQVQTPWNGDYHLDVNVQMNHWPVEVSNLSELNLPLAELVKGLVKPGERTAKAYYNAPGWVAHVITNIWGFTEPGESASWGATKSGSGWLCNNLWEHYAFTNDKKYLADIYPTLKGSAEFYNSLLIRDEKTGWLVMSPSSSPENSFYLPNGKHASICIGATIDNQIVRDLFNNIITASEVLGIDAAFRQELQQKLPQLPPAGVISPDGRIMEWLEDYKETEPQHRHISHLWGLYPAALITAETTPELAAAAKKTLEVRGDDGPSWTIAYKLLFWARLQDGNRSFKLLRELLKPTNRTDINYGAGGGVYPNMLSAGPPFQIDGNFGATAGIAEMLLQSHAGMINLLPSIPDQWQAQGAVKGLKARGNITVSFDWKDGKVVHYTLTSPVATKVKVKINGEIKEITTSKS is encoded by the coding sequence ATGATGATCTTAAAGAAACACATTATTACTACAATTGTGCTGCTTATACCTGTAACATTCAGTTATGCGCAGCAAAGTCCGCTGACAATGAAATATGACAGGCCGGCGGCTATATGGGAAGAGACATTACCACTTGGAAACGGCCGACTGGGAATGATGCCGGACGGTGGTATTGAAAAAGAGAAGGTCGTGCTTAACGACGTCACTCTATGGTCGGGCGCCCCACAGGATGCGAATAACTATGAAGCTTACAAGCAGCTGCCGAAGATCAGGCAGCTGCTGAAGGAAGGCCGTAATGACGAAGTACAGGCACTGATGGATAAAGATTTCATCTGTACCGGTAAAGGGTCAGGCAGCGTTCCCTTTGGCTGTTATCAGACATTAGGTGAACTACAGTTGCAGTTTACCTATGACAATGCAGGTAAAGTGGAGCCGGAACAATATGAGCGCCAGCTTTCCTTACCACAGGCTGTTGCAGGTTGCCATTACAAGATAAAAGGTGTCACCTATAGCCGGGAATACTTTACCAGCTTCGGAGACGACCTGTCGTTCATCCGCCTGACGGCCAGCGAGCCAGGCAAACTGAACCTGCGCGTAACGATGAGCCGTCCGGAAAGAGCGGCTACCCGCACAGAGAATGGCGCGTTACAGCTATATGGACAGCTGGACAATGGCATCGACGGAAAAGGGATGCAGTACCAGGCTACTGTCAGGGCACAGGCGAAAGGTGGTACGGTGGCCACGGAAGCGGAGGCACTGGTGATCAAAAATGCGACAGAAGTGATCCTCTATATCGCGGCAGGTACCGACTTCAGAAACCCTGGATTCAGGACACAGCAATCCAAAGTACTGACCACTGCCATGAAAAAGCCCTATAAAGCGCAAAAACAGGCGCATATAGCCAATTACAGCAAATTGTTTAACAGGGTACAGATAAACCTGGGTAAAGGCGAATCAGGGCAGCTAACGACCGATAAAAGGCTGGCAGCTTTTTACAACAATGCTGCTGCTGACAATGAGCTGCCTGTACTCTTCTACCAGTTTGGCCGTTACCTAAGCATCTGCAGTACCAAACCGGGCTTACTGCCACCGAACTTACAGGGACTATGGGCCAACCAGGTACAAACACCCTGGAACGGAGACTATCACCTGGATGTGAATGTGCAGATGAACCACTGGCCGGTGGAGGTATCCAACCTGTCAGAGCTGAACCTGCCGCTGGCTGAGCTGGTGAAAGGCCTGGTAAAACCAGGAGAAAGAACAGCGAAGGCCTACTACAATGCACCAGGATGGGTGGCCCACGTGATCACCAACATATGGGGATTCACAGAACCGGGCGAGAGTGCCTCCTGGGGTGCAACCAAATCCGGCTCCGGCTGGTTGTGCAATAACCTATGGGAACATTATGCATTCACCAATGACAAAAAATACCTGGCCGATATCTATCCCACATTGAAGGGTTCTGCGGAGTTTTATAATAGTCTGCTGATAAGGGATGAGAAGACCGGCTGGCTGGTGATGTCTCCTTCCTCTTCTCCGGAAAACTCTTTTTATCTGCCTAACGGCAAACATGCCAGCATTTGTATCGGTGCGACGATCGACAATCAGATCGTCCGTGACCTGTTCAACAACATCATCACGGCATCTGAGGTACTCGGTATAGATGCCGCCTTCCGTCAGGAGTTACAACAGAAGCTGCCACAGCTGCCACCAGCGGGCGTGATCTCTCCGGATGGCAGGATTATGGAATGGCTGGAAGACTATAAAGAAACGGAGCCGCAACACCGGCATATCTCTCATCTATGGGGACTGTATCCGGCTGCACTGATCACGGCAGAAACAACACCGGAACTGGCAGCAGCAGCGAAGAAAACACTGGAAGTGAGAGGCGACGATGGTCCAAGCTGGACCATCGCCTACAAGCTGCTTTTCTGGGCAAGACTACAGGACGGTAACCGTTCCTTTAAATTGCTGAGAGAGCTGCTGAAACCTACTAACAGAACAGATATCAACTACGGCGCAGGCGGTGGTGTATATCCAAACATGTTATCAGCAGGCCCGCCGTTCCAGATAGATGGCAACTTCGGTGCGACAGCCGGTATTGCGGAAATGTTGCTGCAAAGCCATGCAGGCATGATCAATCTGCTGCCGTCTATTCCTGACCAGTGGCAGGCACAGGGCGCTGTAAAAGGATTAAAAGCGAGAGGCAATATCACAGTCAGCTTTGACTGGAAGGATGGGAAGGTGGTTCACTATACCCTCACTTCACCTGTAGCTACTAAAGTAAAAGTAAAGATCAATGGTGAGATAAAAGAGATCACCACCAGCAAAAGCTGA
- a CDS encoding RagB/SusD family nutrient uptake outer membrane protein, protein MKMYFNQYSRSFLAGLLLLTAASCKKEYADPSGPSYDQAISSPNALADLTVGLQNWYTANRTSIIYTSIATGSLLTNETYVVNAGNADEGQLNAGGASLQNTNAVVTGMWAVSNKIIFDADRVLNNATAVIPDVNYRAGVVAYASLFKAMAIGNMSMFWTNVPDSTGSNVPFITSQEGYRKAVRVINGALNVLAQDTISATFRSNIPPGVNILSTLYALKARYALFAGDYDTALNTANKVTGTSTFNYNTVVTNPIFTLVTTTNNIYQVVDSAMGLPVGLQPDLADKRVPFYVGIGTNPKFRVKGFFTALTQSIPVFLPGEIMLIKAECYARKNEVSNGLTELNKVVTKQPAADAFGVGAGLPEEAATTQSELLTLIYKHRRIELFMSGMELEDQRRFSRPVAERKRSWLPFPFVERNDNTNIPQDPAF, encoded by the coding sequence ATGAAAATGTATTTCAATCAATATAGTCGTTCTTTTCTGGCCGGATTGTTATTGCTGACTGCTGCATCCTGTAAGAAGGAATATGCAGATCCGTCAGGGCCTTCTTACGATCAGGCTATCAGCTCTCCCAACGCACTGGCTGATCTGACTGTGGGATTACAGAACTGGTATACCGCCAACAGAACAAGCATTATCTATACATCTATTGCAACAGGTAGTCTGCTTACGAACGAAACCTATGTCGTAAATGCAGGTAATGCCGATGAAGGACAGTTAAATGCAGGTGGCGCGAGTTTACAGAACACCAACGCAGTGGTTACTGGTATGTGGGCTGTATCAAACAAGATCATCTTTGATGCGGACAGGGTACTGAATAATGCTACGGCCGTTATTCCTGATGTGAACTACAGGGCCGGTGTAGTGGCTTATGCTTCCCTGTTCAAAGCCATGGCTATTGGTAATATGTCGATGTTCTGGACGAACGTACCGGATTCCACTGGTAGTAATGTACCTTTTATTACCAGTCAGGAGGGATACAGGAAAGCGGTACGGGTGATCAACGGTGCGCTTAATGTACTCGCTCAGGATACGATCAGTGCGACATTCAGAAGTAATATTCCGCCGGGTGTGAATATCCTTAGTACGCTCTATGCATTAAAGGCCCGTTATGCGCTCTTTGCAGGCGATTATGATACTGCACTCAATACGGCCAATAAAGTGACCGGTACGTCTACTTTTAACTATAATACAGTAGTCACCAATCCTATCTTCACACTGGTCACCACCACCAATAATATCTACCAGGTAGTTGACTCAGCTATGGGACTTCCAGTCGGACTGCAGCCAGATCTCGCGGATAAACGCGTACCTTTCTATGTAGGCATCGGTACCAATCCGAAGTTCCGAGTGAAAGGCTTTTTCACGGCGCTGACACAGAGTATCCCTGTCTTCCTGCCTGGCGAGATCATGCTGATCAAAGCAGAGTGTTATGCACGTAAGAATGAAGTGAGTAACGGCCTGACCGAACTGAATAAGGTGGTCACCAAGCAGCCCGCTGCTGATGCATTTGGTGTAGGTGCCGGATTGCCGGAGGAAGCTGCCACTACCCAAAGCGAGTTACTGACACTAATCTACAAGCATCGTCGTATAGAATTATTCATGAGCGGTATGGAACTGGAAGATCAACGCAGGTTTAGCAGACCTGTTGCCGAGCGTAAGCGCTCCTGGCTGCCTTTCCCTTTTGTGGAAAGAAACGATAATACCAATATACCTCAGGATCCTGCATTTTAG
- a CDS encoding DUF4959 domain-containing protein: MKYTSNAIQRLLLLFIISGFLLFSCKEMDGYNEIVSTDMTKPDPVTNVKVVNFNGGAYITYTLPKSSNILYVQANYMINDKKSRETKSSYYSDSITVSGFAKSQDYDVELRVVSRAQVASEPVHIKVHPDTPAYLLARPTITIRQDFGGVQISAFNKAHANLGIIVVSPDQTNKYQIISQNYTNEDSITFSLRGYDTIPQKFGIYVTDQWENISDTLYATITPVYEMQMDKSKFRSYQLGTDARTGFGWVIENLWNNSAQSPGYHTEQPIQPLVWPAVITFDMGQTARLSRYTIWNRGIDGSGNWLWQAGAPQTWVLWGREDNPVDETMPDENHLPPVGGSTPNGWINLGVYEAPGKPSRLPNPQYTNADLSFWNAGFSYNFSLNLPKVRYIRFQCVSNMAQTNNFFNVNELTFWGDPR, from the coding sequence ATGAAGTATACATCGAACGCTATACAACGGCTCTTGCTGTTATTCATTATATCAGGCTTTCTTCTTTTCTCCTGTAAGGAGATGGATGGTTACAACGAGATCGTATCCACAGACATGACCAAACCTGATCCGGTCACGAATGTCAAAGTGGTTAATTTTAACGGAGGGGCCTATATCACCTATACACTGCCGAAGTCTTCCAACATCCTGTATGTACAGGCAAACTACATGATCAACGACAAGAAAAGCAGGGAAACAAAATCTTCCTACTACTCTGACAGCATCACCGTAAGCGGCTTTGCGAAGAGTCAGGATTATGATGTGGAACTGCGTGTGGTCAGCCGTGCACAGGTGGCATCGGAACCCGTGCATATTAAGGTCCATCCGGATACACCGGCATACCTGCTGGCCCGTCCGACCATTACGATCAGACAGGACTTCGGCGGTGTACAGATCAGTGCATTCAATAAAGCACATGCTAATCTGGGTATCATCGTCGTATCACCAGACCAGACCAACAAATACCAGATCATTTCCCAGAACTATACCAATGAGGATTCGATCACTTTCAGTCTGCGCGGATATGATACCATTCCCCAGAAATTCGGCATCTATGTGACTGACCAGTGGGAAAATATTTCAGATACTTTATATGCCACCATCACGCCGGTTTACGAAATGCAGATGGATAAATCGAAGTTCAGGTCCTATCAGCTGGGTACAGACGCAAGGACAGGCTTTGGCTGGGTAATAGAGAACCTCTGGAATAATTCGGCACAATCTCCGGGTTATCATACCGAACAACCTATTCAACCACTGGTATGGCCCGCAGTGATCACTTTTGATATGGGGCAGACCGCAAGACTAAGCCGGTATACCATCTGGAACAGGGGTATAGATGGTAGTGGTAACTGGTTATGGCAGGCGGGCGCTCCGCAGACATGGGTATTATGGGGACGCGAAGATAATCCCGTAGATGAGACCATGCCGGATGAGAATCATCTGCCACCAGTAGGCGGCTCCACACCCAATGGCTGGATCAACCTGGGCGTATATGAAGCACCAGGCAAACCATCCCGGTTACCGAATCCGCAGTACACGAATGCCGATCTCTCTTTCTGGAATGCAGGCTTCAGCTATAACTTCTCACTGAATCTGCCCAAGGTGAGATATATACGGTTCCAGTGTGTGTCTAATATGGCACAGACCAACAACTTCTTTAACGTGAACGAACTGACATTCTGGGGCGATCCGAGATAA
- a CDS encoding DUF4421 domain-containing protein → MKRFFLNLQLQISLFLLLQIMGAGCLYAQRTRDTAWVKPFLKDNNIQLYGGYSGSSFIFQTKTTPREYFRLLANNAGYTGFNLNYKYLSLFYDFTLPYTSLADRTTGLRNRNLSISQFGYRFGVEAGFQRVDGMLFEVRGRRRDPPVTFENIRYRRYNANFYLFTNPKHFSYTAASFYSSLQQKTAGSLLFMFSPEYQQFSFTHANLIGDEPKDSMVYELVKPQPAWVSAIGYVGYSFNFVMEGGHWTISPTLLLGAGGQYPLYDNRFNPKEISLVYSAIGKINGGYNGEHFFSYLSVSHDYTRDHLPAAHLHLQNSDFSLTVGYRFSSLKHKILGLL, encoded by the coding sequence ATGAAACGCTTTTTTTTAAACCTACAACTGCAGATCAGCCTGTTCCTTCTTTTACAGATCATGGGAGCAGGCTGTTTGTACGCCCAGCGTACCCGTGATACTGCGTGGGTAAAGCCTTTTCTGAAAGATAATAACATACAGCTGTACGGAGGGTATTCCGGTAGCAGCTTTATTTTTCAGACCAAAACAACACCACGGGAATATTTTCGCTTACTGGCCAATAATGCAGGCTATACAGGGTTTAACCTTAATTACAAATACCTGTCTCTTTTCTACGATTTTACTTTACCCTATACCAGCCTTGCCGACCGGACCACCGGCTTACGTAACCGTAACCTCTCCATCTCGCAGTTCGGCTATCGTTTCGGGGTGGAGGCCGGGTTTCAGCGTGTCGATGGGATGCTGTTTGAGGTACGTGGCCGCCGGAGGGATCCGCCCGTTACCTTTGAGAATATCCGCTACCGACGGTATAATGCGAATTTTTACCTGTTTACGAATCCGAAGCACTTTTCCTATACCGCCGCTAGTTTTTACAGCAGTCTGCAACAGAAAACTGCCGGCAGCCTGCTCTTCATGTTTAGTCCGGAGTACCAGCAGTTTAGCTTTACGCATGCGAACCTGATAGGCGATGAACCGAAGGACTCGATGGTATACGAGCTGGTCAAGCCACAACCCGCCTGGGTATCGGCTATCGGTTATGTGGGCTACTCGTTTAACTTTGTGATGGAAGGTGGTCACTGGACGATTAGTCCGACTTTGCTGCTGGGGGCTGGCGGACAATACCCCTTATACGATAACCGTTTCAACCCGAAGGAGATCTCGCTTGTATACAGCGCTATAGGAAAGATCAACGGGGGCTATAACGGAGAGCACTTCTTCAGCTACCTGAGCGTCAGTCACGACTACACCCGCGACCACCTGCCGGCAGCACACCTGCATCTGCAGAACAGCGATTTCTCTCTTACCGTTGGGTATCGTTTTTCCAGTCTTAAACATAAAATACTGGGTCTCCTGTAA
- a CDS encoding DUF4998 domain-containing protein, giving the protein MKRYTTYNTYLLAGLLALMGCSKKPTDYRDFLNGEELTYPGKISNSQARPGNGRIQLIWTPSPDQSITQYRVFWNNGADSLTVAANTHNTSDTVRCTIPDLSEYVYSFMLYSYDGKGNRSVSTEISNARVYGTVYIGTLNNRLTNTENLFTVNENNSVTLRFLTPDTINIRTILKYTNAQNQEAVATLAPADNELTLTDYKFGTPILYQSSYIPVANALDTFNVPRYDTIAPIYKLIQCDKSLFQERDMWGDMGIYQSDTRVSRLWDGSVGPQGYPNIFHSDGNGGMPRTLSFDMGKVYNRLAVIEETGRDCCNNPDQFEVWGIADLTNAIPEMNPGDPGWKDAMLNKGWTLLTEVKRQDNGNGAFKANLIDNPPPVRFIRIRVLHNANGENSYVNMSEITFWNKE; this is encoded by the coding sequence ATGAAACGTTATACAACATATAATACATATCTGCTGGCCGGTTTGCTGGCCCTGATGGGATGCAGCAAAAAACCCACTGACTACCGTGACTTCCTGAACGGAGAGGAACTGACCTATCCCGGCAAAATATCCAACAGCCAGGCAAGGCCGGGTAACGGACGCATACAGCTGATATGGACACCCAGCCCTGACCAGAGCATTACCCAGTACAGGGTATTCTGGAACAATGGGGCGGACTCTCTTACAGTGGCTGCCAATACACATAATACTTCTGATACCGTAAGATGTACTATCCCTGACCTGTCGGAATATGTGTACTCCTTCATGCTCTATTCCTATGACGGAAAAGGGAACCGTTCCGTATCCACAGAGATCAGCAATGCGCGGGTATATGGCACTGTGTACATTGGTACACTGAATAACAGGTTAACCAATACGGAGAATCTTTTCACCGTCAATGAAAACAACTCTGTTACACTGCGCTTCCTTACACCGGATACGATCAACATCCGTACGATACTGAAATACACGAACGCGCAGAATCAGGAAGCTGTTGCCACCCTGGCTCCTGCCGATAACGAGCTGACACTGACCGACTATAAATTCGGTACCCCTATTCTGTATCAATCTTCCTATATTCCTGTAGCCAATGCACTGGATACATTCAATGTACCACGTTATGATACCATTGCACCGATATACAAGCTCATTCAATGTGACAAGAGCCTGTTCCAGGAAAGGGATATGTGGGGAGATATGGGGATCTATCAATCAGATACCCGGGTAAGCAGATTGTGGGACGGCTCCGTTGGTCCGCAGGGATATCCAAACATCTTCCATAGTGATGGAAATGGTGGTATGCCAAGAACACTGAGCTTTGATATGGGTAAGGTATATAACCGTCTGGCGGTAATAGAAGAGACAGGCAGGGATTGTTGCAATAATCCTGATCAGTTTGAAGTATGGGGTATTGCAGATCTTACGAATGCTATACCGGAAATGAATCCAGGTGACCCGGGCTGGAAAGATGCAATGCTGAATAAGGGATGGACATTACTGACAGAAGTGAAAAGACAGGACAACGGCAATGGTGCCTTTAAGGCAAACCTGATTGACAATCCGCCGCCGGTACGCTTCATCAGGATCAGGGTGCTGCATAATGCCAATGGAGAGAATAGTTATGTTAATATGTCGGAAATCACCTTCTGGAATAAAGAATAA